A stretch of the Mycoplasmoides genitalium G37 genome encodes the following:
- a CDS encoding YebC/PmpR family DNA-binding transcriptional regulator, with product MPRKHLIANQTNKKQQTSAKQLQKLAKRIASAVKKGGTNIQSNPHLKVAVDLALAKGLSMDSIKRNIHGSEKDTTKISEFCYEIFGPNGVGIIVFGLTDNPNRLLSSLNGYLAKLKGQLAKPNSVKINFQEEGIIFVNKNNYLKDDLIELLILDNINLIDVDYDEECFEISLHSNSYFHAKELLKKNNFSIVDSEIKLVPLLTVDLDRNQQTLLSRFLNACEEDDDIQFVVHNANPWEE from the coding sequence AGCATCTAATTGCTAATCAAACTAATAAAAAACAACAAACAAGTGCAAAACAACTTCAAAAACTAGCAAAAAGAATAGCTTCAGCTGTTAAAAAAGGTGGAACTAATATCCAGTCAAATCCACATCTAAAAGTTGCAGTTGATCTTGCTTTAGCTAAGGGTCTAAGCATGGATTCAATTAAAAGAAATATCCATGGTAGTGAAAAAGATACAACTAAAATTAGCGAGTTTTGTTATGAGATTTTTGGACCAAATGGTGTTGGAATTATTGTGTTTGGACTAACTGATAATCCTAACCGTTTACTCAGTAGTTTAAACGGTTATTTAGCTAAACTAAAAGGACAATTAGCCAAGCCAAATAGCGTCAAGATTAATTTTCAAGAAGAAGGGATTATCTTTGTTAATAAAAATAACTATTTGAAAGATGATCTAATTGAATTATTAATTTTGGACAATATTAACTTAATTGATGTTGATTATGATGAAGAGTGTTTTGAAATTAGCTTGCATTCAAATAGTTATTTTCATGCAAAGGAGCTGTTGAAAAAAAACAATTTTTCAATAGTAGATAGTGAAATTAAATTGGTACCTCTTTTAACTGTTGATTTAGATAGAAATCAGCAAACTTTATTATCACGTTTTCTCAATGCTTGTGAGGAAGATGATGACATTCAGTTTGTTGTTCATAATGCCAACCCATGGGAAGAGTAG